The following proteins are co-located in the Marinomonas profundi genome:
- the accA gene encoding acetyl-CoA carboxylase carboxyl transferase subunit alpha, whose translation MNLDYLPFEQPIAELEQKIEELRLVGNDNDLNISDEISRLEDKKTALTKNLFSNLGAWEVSQLARHPKRPYTLDYIKHVFTDFEEMHGDRHYADDRAIVGGIARLDGRPVMVIGHQKGREVKEKVLRNFGMPRPEGYRKALRLMETAERFNLPIITLIDTPGAYPGIGAEERGQSEAIAFNLAVMSRLKTPIISTVIGEGGSGGALAIGVCDELMMLQYGTYSVISPEGCASILWKSADRASDAAKAMGITAQRLQELGFVDTIIPEPLGGAHIAHEQIAESLKQNVLAALDRMEALTTEELLARRYNRLMSYGL comes from the coding sequence ATGAATTTAGATTATCTCCCTTTTGAGCAGCCGATTGCTGAGCTCGAACAAAAAATTGAAGAGTTACGTTTAGTCGGTAACGATAACGATCTTAATATAAGCGATGAAATCAGTCGTTTAGAAGACAAAAAGACCGCGCTGACTAAAAATTTATTTAGTAATCTAGGGGCATGGGAAGTGTCTCAATTGGCGCGTCACCCAAAACGCCCTTATACATTGGATTATATAAAGCACGTCTTTACTGACTTCGAAGAAATGCACGGTGATCGCCATTACGCGGATGATCGCGCTATCGTGGGCGGCATTGCTCGTCTAGATGGTCGTCCGGTGATGGTGATTGGTCATCAAAAAGGCCGTGAAGTAAAAGAAAAAGTGTTGCGTAATTTTGGTATGCCTCGCCCAGAAGGTTACCGTAAGGCGTTGCGCCTTATGGAAACGGCAGAGCGTTTCAATTTGCCTATCATCACCTTAATCGACACACCTGGAGCGTATCCGGGTATCGGCGCTGAAGAGCGCGGACAAAGTGAAGCGATTGCTTTTAATCTGGCCGTTATGTCGCGCCTTAAAACGCCGATCATTTCTACCGTCATTGGTGAAGGTGGTTCTGGTGGTGCGTTGGCAATTGGTGTGTGTGACGAGCTAATGATGCTGCAATACGGCACTTACTCGGTTATCTCTCCAGAAGGTTGTGCATCCATTTTATGGAAGAGCGCAGACCGTGCTTCTGATGCGGCGAAAGCCATGGGCATTACCGCCCAGCGTCTACAAGAGCTTGGCTTTGTGGATACGATTATTCCGGAGCCGCTTGGTGGTGCGCATATCGCCCATGAGCAAATTGCGGAAAGCCTTAAACAAAATGTACTGGCCGCATTAGATCGTATGGAAGCGTTAACGACAGAAGAGCTATTGGCGCGTCGTTATAACCGTCTAATGTCTTACGGTTTGTAA
- the dnaE gene encoding DNA polymerase III subunit alpha, with the protein MSTSFIHLRVHTEFSLVDGLVKIKGLLGTTEFMSMPAVAITDENNLCGFVRFYKGAMEKGIKPICGADVVVAEDEEVDSRYRFTLLATSNKGYKNIIAIISKGYQLGQVEGRPIVQRDWIEAHSEDVIALSGAGFGDVGYLLQKGRQEQAKSRIAHWMSVFPDRFYIELQRTSRAGEESYIHAVVPLASELDCPVVATNDVRFLKRENFEAHEARVCIHDGVTLDDPRRKRRYSEEQYFKTAEEMAVLFQDIPEALENTVEIAKRCSVDVLLGKYFLPDYPVPEGMTMEAFFSKLSYDGLVERFDFLTRKYGERIEKRRQEYWERLDFELTIINQMGFPGYFLIVMDFIQWAKDNDIPVGPGRGSGAGSLVAYALKITDLDPLEYDLLFERFLNPERVSMPDFDIDFCMDNRDRVIDYVSRTYGRDAVSQIITFGAMAAKAVVRDVARVQGKPYSLGDKLSKLIPFEIGMTLKKALEEEPALPEFLAGDEDAAEVMEMAISLEGVVRNFGKHAGGVVIAPTKLIDFAPLYCEEDGSGLVTQYDKNDVEEAGLVKFDFLGLKTLTVVDWAVKNINTINELKGKPPLDISLIDLEDHTTYDLLKRAETTAVFQLESRGMKELIKKLLPSRFEDIIALVALYRPGPLGSGMVDDFINRKHGRAELAFPHPDYQHQDLIPVLEPTYGIILYQEQVMQIAQVLAKFSLGGADLLRRAMGKKKAEVMAEQRLIFMEGALKNNVDKDLSGNIFDLMEKFAGYGFNKSHSAAYALVSYQTAWLKNHYPAPFMAAVLSADMQNTDKIVIFIEECRSMKLALELPNVNESVFKFTVNPKGAIVYGLGAIKGVGEGPIDAIVEARKEGPFEHIFDFCQRVGRKVNKRVMEALVRSGAFDTIGPNRATLFACIDEALKRAVQDAKNQDAGMMDLFGIAVEENTQDAYKEIGIQHEWPPRQRLDGEKDTLGLYVTGHPIDEYEKEIRRFVRSKIVDLQPKRGDTQIMAGLIVDLRITKSKKGGNIAFVTLDDRSARIEVTVFPDSYDTFKNVIVKDEVVVVEGEITVDEFRGGQKVIARNILDIAQARVRYVEALRITWTSETVTPTEIQALANSMESYRGDGCDVVIGFDTPQACGDIRLGSGWKVRPDDELIHQLQKQYGKQNVQLVYT; encoded by the coding sequence TTGTCCACATCGTTTATACATCTACGAGTCCATACCGAGTTTTCCTTGGTTGATGGCTTGGTGAAAATCAAAGGCTTGCTTGGTACTACCGAGTTTATGTCTATGCCAGCCGTGGCCATTACCGACGAAAACAACCTCTGTGGTTTTGTGCGTTTTTACAAAGGGGCGATGGAGAAAGGCATTAAACCGATTTGCGGGGCAGATGTTGTCGTTGCCGAAGACGAGGAGGTGGATTCGCGTTATCGCTTTACCTTGTTGGCGACATCTAACAAGGGCTACAAAAATATTATCGCCATTATTTCGAAGGGCTATCAATTAGGTCAAGTAGAAGGTCGTCCTATTGTGCAGCGAGACTGGATAGAGGCGCACAGTGAAGATGTGATTGCTTTGTCTGGCGCAGGTTTTGGTGATGTTGGTTATTTGCTGCAAAAAGGTCGGCAAGAACAGGCCAAAAGCCGAATAGCGCATTGGATGTCTGTCTTCCCTGATCGCTTTTATATTGAACTGCAACGCACCAGTCGTGCTGGCGAAGAAAGCTATATACACGCGGTTGTGCCATTGGCCAGTGAATTAGATTGCCCCGTAGTGGCGACCAATGATGTGCGTTTTTTAAAGCGAGAGAACTTTGAAGCGCATGAAGCGCGTGTCTGTATTCATGATGGCGTGACCTTAGATGACCCGCGCCGTAAGCGTCGCTATTCGGAAGAACAGTATTTCAAAACGGCAGAAGAAATGGCCGTGCTTTTTCAAGATATCCCTGAGGCGCTTGAAAACACCGTAGAAATCGCCAAGCGCTGCAGTGTTGACGTGTTGCTCGGTAAATATTTCTTGCCAGATTATCCTGTGCCAGAAGGCATGACGATGGAAGCGTTTTTTAGTAAGTTGTCTTATGACGGCCTAGTAGAGCGTTTTGATTTTTTGACCAGAAAGTATGGCGAGCGAATTGAAAAGCGGCGTCAGGAGTATTGGGAGCGTTTGGATTTTGAGTTAACCATTATCAATCAAATGGGGTTTCCCGGTTACTTCTTAATCGTGATGGATTTTATTCAGTGGGCCAAAGACAATGATATTCCTGTTGGTCCTGGGCGAGGCTCTGGTGCCGGTTCTTTGGTGGCTTATGCCCTTAAAATTACCGATCTAGATCCGCTCGAATACGATTTACTGTTTGAACGATTCTTGAACCCAGAGCGGGTATCCATGCCGGACTTTGATATCGATTTTTGCATGGATAATCGTGACCGAGTGATTGACTATGTGTCTCGCACTTATGGGCGAGACGCGGTGTCGCAGATTATTACCTTTGGTGCCATGGCAGCAAAAGCCGTGGTGCGCGATGTTGCAAGGGTGCAAGGCAAGCCCTACAGTTTAGGCGATAAATTATCGAAGCTGATTCCTTTTGAAATCGGCATGACGCTTAAAAAAGCCTTGGAAGAAGAGCCAGCATTACCAGAATTTTTAGCCGGAGACGAAGACGCTGCCGAAGTCATGGAAATGGCGATTTCGTTAGAAGGCGTAGTGCGTAACTTTGGTAAACACGCTGGGGGGGTCGTGATCGCCCCCACTAAACTGATTGATTTTGCCCCACTTTATTGTGAGGAAGATGGATCGGGTTTGGTGACTCAGTACGATAAAAACGACGTTGAAGAAGCGGGCTTGGTTAAGTTCGATTTCTTGGGTCTAAAAACGCTCACGGTTGTGGATTGGGCGGTTAAAAATATCAATACCATCAATGAGCTGAAAGGCAAACCGCCGTTAGATATCTCTTTGATAGATCTAGAAGATCATACCACCTACGACTTATTGAAACGTGCAGAAACCACCGCGGTATTCCAGCTGGAATCACGTGGTATGAAGGAGTTGATTAAAAAGCTTTTGCCGTCGCGCTTTGAAGATATTATCGCCTTGGTAGCCTTGTATCGTCCGGGGCCATTGGGCTCTGGCATGGTGGACGATTTTATCAATCGTAAGCATGGTCGCGCAGAGCTGGCGTTCCCTCATCCCGATTACCAGCATCAAGATTTGATTCCAGTGTTGGAACCCACCTACGGCATTATCTTGTACCAAGAGCAGGTAATGCAGATCGCTCAGGTGTTGGCGAAATTCTCTCTTGGGGGGGCCGATTTATTGCGCCGTGCCATGGGTAAGAAAAAAGCCGAGGTCATGGCTGAACAACGCTTGATCTTTATGGAAGGGGCACTCAAAAACAATGTCGATAAAGATCTGTCGGGTAACATCTTTGACTTGATGGAAAAATTTGCCGGTTATGGGTTCAACAAATCCCACTCGGCCGCGTATGCGTTGGTTTCTTATCAAACCGCTTGGTTAAAAAATCATTACCCTGCGCCCTTTATGGCGGCGGTATTGTCTGCCGATATGCAGAACACCGATAAGATCGTTATTTTTATTGAAGAGTGTCGTTCAATGAAGTTGGCACTTGAGTTGCCGAACGTGAATGAGTCTGTCTTTAAATTTACCGTTAATCCAAAAGGGGCCATTGTTTATGGTCTTGGTGCCATCAAGGGCGTGGGCGAAGGTCCGATTGACGCCATTGTGGAAGCGCGTAAAGAAGGGCCGTTTGAGCATATTTTTGACTTCTGTCAGCGAGTAGGGCGAAAAGTGAATAAACGCGTGATGGAAGCCTTGGTGCGTTCCGGTGCTTTTGACACCATAGGTCCGAATCGTGCGACACTGTTTGCCTGTATCGATGAAGCGCTAAAACGCGCAGTGCAGGATGCTAAAAACCAAGATGCTGGCATGATGGATTTATTCGGCATTGCGGTAGAAGAAAATACGCAGGACGCCTATAAAGAAATAGGAATACAGCATGAATGGCCACCGCGTCAGCGGCTTGACGGGGAAAAAGACACGTTGGGTTTGTATGTAACGGGTCACCCCATTGATGAGTATGAAAAAGAGATTCGTCGCTTTGTTCGTTCAAAAATTGTGGATTTACAGCCTAAGCGTGGTGATACGCAGATCATGGCAGGCTTGATCGTAGACTTGCGGATTACCAAGAGCAAAAAAGGTGGTAACATTGCCTTTGTTACATTAGATGACCGTTCTGCTCGTATTGAGGTGACGGTGTTTCCTGATAGCTATGACACTTTTAAAAACGTTATTGTCAAAGACGAAGTGGTTGTGGTGGAAGGGGAAATTACCGTCGATGAATTTCGTGGTGGTCAAAAAGTGATTGCTCGAAATATTCTCGATATTGCTCAGGCTAGGGTTCGTTATGTTGAGGCATTACGAATTACGTGGACCTCAGAAACGGTGACACCCACAGAAATACAGGCGCTAGCGAATTCCATGGAATCCTATCGAGGGGATGGTTGTGATGTCGTAATAGGCTTCGACACACCACAGGCTTGTGGTGATATTCGGCTAGGAAGTGGTTGGAAAGTTCGTCCCGATGACGAATTAATTCACCAACTTCAGAAACAATACGGTAAACAAAATGTTCAGTTAGTGTATACTTAG
- the rnhB gene encoding ribonuclease HII — protein sequence MEPFVSQLYFGDLLAGTDEAGRGPLAGEVVAAAVILDPQRPITGLADSKKLTEKKREALFIEIQEKALAYGIASATLEEIDQINILHASMLAMSRAVALLSVVPEHVLVDGNRIPPNLPCSAEAVVKGDARQAAISAASILAKVTRDRDIVKAAEMYPLYGFEKHKGYPTAQHLEAIRLHGITPIHRRSFAPVKKILEG from the coding sequence ATGGAGCCTTTTGTTAGTCAACTGTATTTTGGTGATTTATTGGCTGGAACCGATGAGGCCGGAAGAGGGCCGTTGGCTGGCGAAGTGGTTGCGGCCGCGGTGATCCTTGATCCGCAGCGGCCGATTACTGGCTTGGCAGATTCCAAAAAATTAACAGAGAAAAAGCGCGAGGCTTTATTTATTGAGATTCAAGAAAAAGCCTTAGCTTATGGTATTGCCAGTGCCACACTAGAAGAAATTGACCAGATTAATATCCTTCATGCCAGTATGCTGGCCATGTCACGAGCGGTGGCCTTGCTGTCTGTCGTTCCTGAGCATGTGTTAGTGGATGGCAACCGTATACCGCCCAATTTACCTTGTTCTGCTGAAGCGGTTGTGAAAGGGGATGCACGTCAGGCAGCGATTTCGGCGGCGTCTATTTTGGCAAAAGTCACTCGGGATAGGGACATTGTAAAAGCCGCTGAGATGTATCCACTGTATGGATTTGAGAAGCATAAGGGTTATCCAACAGCACAGCATCTTGAAGCGATTCGCTTGCATGGCATTACGCCGATTCATAGACGCAGTTTTGCGCCAGTAAAAAAGATTTTAGAGGGATAA
- the lpxB gene encoding lipid-A-disaccharide synthase: MKTASVTRYVLVAGEASGDILGASLISHLKVLQPDAVFEGIGGPLMEAQGFTSLVPMDRLSVMGLVEVLGRLRELLGIRKRLYQSCLKNPPTAFIGIDSPDFNMPLARKLKQAGIPTVHYVSPSVWAWRQKRIFNIKKSVDLMLALFPFELPIYHQHNISVVCVGHTLADDIPLESDASVAREALNLGQIKGPVFAILPGSREGEVARLAPLFIDTMKLIKQKEPSSVFLMPAANKERRVQLESILQAANAEAILIDGQSRTVMAASDAILLASGTAALEAMLVKRPMVVSYRVNKLTYAIMKRMIKVPYVSLPNLLANETLVPELLQDAATPDNLATRLLQTWRAFVGDKRIQAKYLDLHKMLRKDAGAQAAQAIITMLENKVK, translated from the coding sequence ATGAAAACGGCGTCTGTGACACGTTATGTCTTGGTAGCGGGTGAAGCTTCCGGCGATATATTAGGCGCGAGCCTGATATCCCATTTAAAAGTATTGCAGCCTGATGCTGTATTTGAAGGTATTGGTGGTCCGCTAATGGAGGCGCAGGGTTTTACTAGTCTAGTGCCGATGGATCGGCTGTCGGTAATGGGCTTAGTTGAAGTGCTGGGGCGTTTACGCGAGTTGCTGGGGATACGAAAACGTTTGTATCAGTCTTGTCTGAAAAATCCACCGACGGCTTTTATCGGTATAGATTCTCCTGATTTTAATATGCCGCTGGCGAGAAAATTAAAGCAAGCAGGCATTCCCACCGTCCATTATGTCAGCCCGTCCGTTTGGGCTTGGCGTCAAAAGCGTATTTTTAATATCAAAAAATCCGTTGATCTTATGTTGGCATTATTTCCCTTTGAACTACCGATTTATCATCAACATAATATCTCCGTGGTTTGTGTTGGCCATACATTAGCAGATGATATTCCCTTGGAAAGCGATGCCAGTGTTGCGAGAGAAGCGCTCAATTTGGGGCAGATTAAAGGCCCTGTTTTTGCTATTTTACCGGGCTCTCGAGAAGGTGAAGTGGCTCGTCTTGCTCCGCTTTTTATTGATACCATGAAGCTGATTAAGCAAAAAGAGCCCAGCTCGGTCTTTTTAATGCCTGCCGCAAATAAAGAGCGACGAGTGCAATTAGAGTCAATATTGCAAGCGGCAAATGCAGAGGCGATTTTAATTGATGGGCAATCACGTACCGTTATGGCAGCGTCTGATGCTATTTTGTTAGCGTCTGGGACTGCGGCATTAGAAGCCATGCTAGTAAAGCGTCCTATGGTGGTGTCTTATCGAGTTAATAAGCTGACCTACGCCATTATGAAAAGAATGATAAAGGTCCCCTATGTGTCTTTGCCCAACTTGTTGGCGAATGAAACCTTAGTGCCCGAATTGTTACAAGACGCCGCCACGCCGGACAATTTGGCCACACGCTTGCTGCAAACGTGGCGGGCTTTTGTTGGTGATAAACGCATTCAAGCTAAGTATCTTGATTTGCATAAAATGTTACGAAAAGACGCTGGTGCACAAGCTGCGCAGGCTATTATTACCATGCTTGAAAACAAGGTGAAGTAA
- the lpxA gene encoding acyl-ACP--UDP-N-acetylglucosamine O-acyltransferase translates to MAIHPTTLIDSKAEIDSSVDIGPFCVIGPNVKIGAGSVIKSHVVINGHTTIGSNNEIYQFASVGEANQDKKYKGEPTQLIMGDNNVIRENATIHRGTIQDNGITLIGSHNLFMASTHVGHDCIVGDHNILANFAALAGHVQVGDHVILGGYTGIHQFCQVNSFSMCGMGSMVAKDVPRYMMISGNPAKAHGMNFEGMRRRGVPAEVIRALRTAYKMVYLKGLTLETALLELEQGDSFLIPEVADFVLSIRQSKRGIVR, encoded by the coding sequence GTGGCGATACATCCAACTACTTTAATCGATTCGAAAGCAGAGATTGACTCCAGTGTGGATATCGGTCCTTTTTGTGTGATCGGACCGAATGTAAAAATTGGGGCTGGTAGTGTTATTAAATCGCATGTTGTTATTAATGGTCATACAACAATTGGGTCTAATAATGAAATTTATCAGTTTGCTTCCGTGGGAGAGGCAAACCAAGACAAAAAGTATAAGGGTGAACCAACGCAGCTGATAATGGGGGATAATAACGTTATTCGTGAAAATGCCACGATTCATCGTGGCACTATTCAGGATAACGGGATTACGCTCATTGGTAGTCATAATTTGTTTATGGCAAGTACGCATGTGGGCCATGACTGCATCGTAGGTGATCACAATATATTGGCTAACTTTGCAGCGTTAGCGGGCCATGTCCAAGTTGGTGACCATGTTATTCTTGGTGGTTATACGGGGATTCATCAGTTTTGTCAGGTGAATTCTTTTAGCATGTGTGGCATGGGTTCGATGGTTGCTAAAGACGTGCCTCGATATATGATGATCTCTGGAAATCCGGCTAAAGCGCATGGTATGAACTTTGAAGGAATGCGTCGTCGAGGTGTTCCAGCGGAGGTTATACGTGCCTTGCGTACAGCGTATAAAATGGTTTATCTGAAAGGTTTGACACTCGAAACAGCCTTGTTAGAGCTGGAACAAGGCGATAGTTTTCTTATTCCTGAAGTGGCTGATTTTGTCTTGTCGATTCGCCAGTCAAAGCGTGGAATTGTCAGATAG
- the fabZ gene encoding 3-hydroxyacyl-ACP dehydratase FabZ produces the protein MMDVNEIRQYLPHRYPFLLVDRVVELNLNESIVAYKNVTINEPFFNGHFPDHPVMPGVLIIEAMAQAAGILGFKTMDKKPEDGSIYYFVGSDKLRFKRPVVPGDRLQLEAKIITEKRGIWKFECRATVDGQLACSATILCADRKI, from the coding sequence ATGATGGACGTAAATGAAATCCGCCAATACTTACCTCACAGGTACCCGTTTTTATTGGTAGATCGTGTTGTTGAACTGAATTTAAATGAGTCCATTGTAGCGTATAAAAATGTCACGATTAATGAGCCTTTTTTTAATGGCCATTTTCCAGATCACCCAGTGATGCCTGGGGTTTTGATTATTGAAGCTATGGCACAGGCTGCCGGTATTTTAGGTTTCAAAACAATGGATAAAAAACCAGAAGATGGTTCTATTTATTATTTTGTCGGCTCTGATAAACTCCGCTTTAAGCGTCCGGTTGTGCCAGGTGATCGCTTGCAGTTAGAGGCAAAAATCATTACTGAAAAACGTGGTATTTGGAAATTTGAATGTAGAGCAACGGTTGATGGACAGCTGGCGTGCTCTGCAACTATTTTGTGTGCAGACAGGAAGATATAG
- the lpxD gene encoding UDP-3-O-(3-hydroxymyristoyl)glucosamine N-acyltransferase → MGYTLGQLADKVQGKVKGDASLVIEKLGTLEKAAPNELSFLANPKYQSLLGSTTAGAVLVKSEELAQLVDHAIIVSNPYLAFAQLSHLFTSITQCWSGIHQSAVISPTATIAKNVVVGPNTVIDDDAYVAEGSVIGAGCVLGRGVSIGQGTRIYPNVTLYHDVEIGEACIIHSGAVIGADGFGFAPKIDGWEKIDQLGAVVIGNYVEIGANTTIDRGALENTQIGHGVIIDNQVQIAHNVVIGDNTAIAGNTAIAGSTKIGSFCTISGCVGIGGHLTIVDKVHITAMSMISHSIPEAGSYSSGMGMEPTGKWRRTVARVRRIDEMAKQFAQLKQQVNKFLEKVDK, encoded by the coding sequence ATGGGTTATACGCTAGGTCAGTTGGCGGATAAAGTTCAAGGTAAGGTGAAAGGCGATGCCAGTCTAGTGATAGAGAAATTAGGCACGCTGGAGAAGGCGGCACCAAATGAGTTGAGCTTTCTTGCTAATCCCAAATATCAAAGCTTGCTTGGATCGACTACGGCGGGCGCGGTTCTTGTTAAGAGCGAAGAATTAGCGCAATTGGTTGATCATGCCATTATTGTTTCAAACCCTTACCTAGCGTTTGCCCAGCTATCTCATTTATTTACATCGATAACCCAGTGTTGGTCTGGCATTCATCAAAGTGCTGTCATTTCGCCCACGGCGACGATTGCTAAAAACGTTGTGGTTGGGCCAAATACGGTGATTGACGATGATGCTTATGTCGCTGAAGGCAGCGTTATTGGCGCTGGTTGTGTGCTTGGTCGGGGCGTTAGTATAGGCCAAGGTACTCGAATATACCCCAATGTTACGCTTTATCATGATGTGGAGATTGGCGAGGCTTGTATTATTCATAGTGGTGCAGTAATTGGCGCCGACGGTTTTGGCTTTGCGCCGAAAATAGACGGTTGGGAAAAGATTGACCAGCTGGGGGCTGTTGTTATTGGCAATTATGTTGAAATAGGGGCCAATACAACTATTGATCGTGGCGCGCTAGAAAACACTCAAATAGGCCATGGTGTTATCATAGATAATCAAGTTCAAATTGCTCATAACGTCGTAATTGGCGATAATACAGCAATAGCTGGAAACACTGCGATTGCCGGAAGCACTAAAATTGGTTCGTTTTGTACTATTTCCGGGTGTGTCGGAATTGGTGGGCATTTAACTATTGTCGATAAAGTACATATCACGGCTATGAGTATGATTAGTCACTCTATTCCAGAAGCGGGGTCTTACTCTTCTGGGATGGGAATGGAGCCGACGGGAAAATGGCGTCGAACAGTGGCTCGAGTGAGAAGAATAGATGAAATGGCAAAGCAGTTTGCTCAACTAAAACAACAGGTCAATAAGTTTTTAGAGAAGGTTGATAAATAA
- a CDS encoding OmpH family outer membrane protein encodes MKKIITAIFTLCFIGSVQATEVAVVDFRAALLQSNMGQEASKQPREKVAQMDARLKSEQETIEASAKDLQRDELTLSEAEFKKRRQSLAEQQNRLRAMASDMQRQAKELEQQVIQSLTPKGEAALKSLIEERKLDLVVNRQLSLYANAGADITDELVKRLNEGN; translated from the coding sequence ATGAAAAAAATCATAACGGCAATTTTTACTCTATGCTTTATAGGGAGTGTGCAAGCAACGGAAGTCGCTGTTGTGGATTTTAGAGCGGCGTTGCTACAAAGCAATATGGGGCAAGAAGCGTCGAAGCAGCCTAGGGAAAAGGTCGCACAGATGGATGCTCGTTTGAAAAGTGAGCAAGAGACCATCGAAGCGTCGGCTAAAGATCTGCAACGTGATGAGCTGACATTATCGGAAGCGGAGTTTAAAAAGCGCCGTCAGTCGTTAGCAGAACAGCAAAATAGGCTGCGAGCCATGGCGTCAGATATGCAGCGCCAAGCGAAAGAATTAGAGCAGCAAGTTATTCAATCCTTGACACCAAAAGGCGAGGCGGCATTGAAGTCGTTGATTGAAGAGCGCAAATTGGATCTGGTGGTCAATCGACAGCTAAGCCTGTATGCCAATGCCGGTGCTGATATTACCGATGAGCTTGTAAAACGTCTTAACGAAGGTAATTAA